TTATTGGAAAAATAAATTTTGAATCTCAGTGAAATTTATAACAATTGCTTGTACATGATTTTGGTGCAGATACGAAATTCATATGGCCGTATTATTATCAGCAATTGCAGAAAAAATCTAGTATTTGCGTGGAATTTAAATAAGGGTGGATAATGAAAGAGTATTATCAGAAGCACTTTTAAATGTAAAAGGAGCAATGTCTTAAAAGACATTGCTTTATTCGGTAAATTTAGTTTGGTTGCTATTTATCATTTTACTTTACTTGTAACTTTAATTGATATGAGCGAATTAGATTTTCTGCGCAGTTTACTAAAAATATTCCTAATACCCCACCAAGAATATTAAGTAACAAATAGATCATATCCACATTACCATAGCCTCTCGATGTTAAACCAGCCCATCCAAATAAAAGACGAGCAAAGTCGATTACTAAACAACTTAAAATAACAATAGCAATTGCTTTCCTGTTGCTTAAATTGAAAAGGAGTAATAAAGAAATTCCTAACGGTACAAATAAAATTACATTATAAAATATAGCAGAATAACTCCAAATGGAAATATTAAAGTGCATCGTATCAAATATTCCAAACCAATCATTTGTTGAAATAAACCTGCTACTAGTATCTGCAGGATTTTGAGGGAGCGTGAATCCACCAAATATAATTTGAATTAAGCTTATCAAGTAAAAGATAAAGCTATATAAAATAAATCGTTTCTTATTACTTTTTTCTACTTTTCTAAAATAATCAAGAAATACATCAATAAAAATAGATATCAGCAAAATTAAGAACGCAAAGGGAACAATATTGTAAAGAACGTATGTTGAATTCACAATTAACATCTCCCATCGTTTATAAAATATTAAAGATACCATAATTTTACTTATTTTTACAGTATGAAGCAATACAACATTACCAAATGCGTATTCTTATGAAGCGTTATTAGCAGAAGCAGATGAAACTTTTGCGTTTCCAGAAGACTTAGATGAAAATGCACCGGCAAGTATGTGCTATACAAGTGCTACGACAGGTAATCCTAAAGGTGTTGTATACACGCACCGCTCACTTGTACTGCATAGCATGATGATTTCAATGATTGACACGATGGGGATTTCAGAGCGTGACGCCATTTTACCAATCGTGCCGATGTTCCATGTAAACGCATGGGGAATGCCATTTGCTGCGGTGAATGTTGGGGCAACTCAAGTATTAATTGGGCCACAATTTACGCCGAGTTTAATTTTAGATTTCATTGAAAAATACGACGTAACAAAAACAGCAGGCGTGCCGACTATTTGGCTTGGTGCATTACAGGAACAAGAAAACAGAGCACGTGATTTATCGTCATTACAGGCGATTTTCTGCGGTGGTTCGGCATCGCCAAAAGGGCTTATTAAAAAATATGAAGAGCTTGGCATTAACTATATTGTGGTATACGGTATGACCGAGACGACACCGATTGTTTCGCTATCACGCGATTTGTCGGATATGGATGGCTGGACTTTAGATGAAAAAATTGAAACGCGCGCCATGCAGGGGTTAACGGTGCCAGGTATTGAATCGAGCATTGTTAATGAGCACGGTGAAGTACCATGGGACGGAGAAACGATGGGAGAGCTCCGCTTACGTGGTCCTTGGATTGCAGCGGAATATTATAAAGATGAACGTACTGCTGAAGCGTTTAAGGACGGTTGGCTATACACAGGAGATATCGCGGTGCGTTCAAAAGAGGGCTTCATTAAAATTACGGACCGCACGAAAGATCTTATTAAATCAGGTGGAGAGTGGATTTCATCAGTTGATTTAGAAAATGCCTTAATGTCACATGATGCCGTTTTCGAAGCAGCGGTAATCGCGATTCCGCACGCAAAATGGCAGGAGCGCCCACTTGCCTGTGTCGTATTAAAAGAGGATGCAGAAGTAACAAAAGAGGAGCTAATGGACTTTTTAGCAGGGCAATTTGCGAAATGGTGGCTACCAGATGATATCGTCTATTTGAAAGAAATCCCAAAAACATCTGTTGGTAAGTTTTTAAAGGCCAAGCTACGTGAAAGCGTACATGATTTTTATCCGCAGCTGTCATTTTAAATAGCTTTGAACTAAAAAAATAACACCTTCTTATTGTGAAATGCTTGATGGTTATGTAAAAATGATGTCAAGTTGAACTCTAAAATAAGAAGGTGTTTTAATTTGCGCATATTAGTTGCAGATGATGATAAAACGCTATGTGAAAACATCGCAAAAATATTAAATGTTGATTTATACGCGGTTGATACGGCATCTAGTGGAAACGAGGCGACCGATTTAATCGATTATTATACGTATGATTTATTGGTGCTTGATTGGATGATGCCAGGTGCGTTAGGCATTGAAGTGTGTCAGTATGCGAGAGGTAAAGGTTTTGATGGTGGGATTTTAATACTGACAGCTAAGGATGCAACAGAAAATATTATTGAAGGCTTAGATGCCGGTGCGGACGATTATATGGTGAAGCCGTTTAAAATGGAGGAGCTGCGCGCAAGAGTACGTGCAATATTGCGTCGTAAAAACAAAATCGTTGAGGAAGAAATTATTGTAGGCTCATTAAAGCTCAATAAAAATAAACGAACGGTGTACATCGATAATTTCGAAGTAAACTTAACGAAAAACGAATTTTTACTATTGGAATATTTGATTGAAAATAAAGGGCAAATCCTAACGCATGAGCAAGTAATTGAATATGTATGGGGGATTGATGATAATGCCAACACCAACACGCTCGCAGCACTTGTCCGTTTAGTTCGTAAAAAAATTGATGTTGAAGAGGAGCCGTCTTTTATTCAAAGTTTGCGCGGACTCGGCTATAAATTGAGGGATAATTAATGTTCAAAAAAATTCAAATGCGTTTGACGTGGATGAATGCTATTAGCTATTTCATTTTTCTCGTATTATTTTTAACGGTATTTTACGTGTCGTTTGCCCAAATTTTAAATAAGGTACAGGAAAATATGGTCGAAAGCTATGCGGCAAACAATACCGATAAGTTTTTCAATATATATAAAGGACCACCTAAGCCACCGAATCGCTTTGAACTAGAAGTTGATCAAGTAAGCTTCTTTTATGTGATTTCGAAGGATTTAGAAATTTTATATGGTGAGGAATTGCATGAAGGCTTTAACAAAGTATTGCAAACTAATTTAACTCCCGTAGAAACGAAGCAATTTAAACGTTATGAATATGAAGGGGAAACGTTGCTTGTGATGACGCAGGCAGTTCGCATGAAGGGAGAAACACTTGGCTATATTGCGGTTGGTCAAAATGTAACGCTGTATGAAGCCTTGCTACAAAATGTGTTGATCCTGTTAGTGATGCTGTTAATTGTTTCGAGTATCGGCATAGGGCTATTAAGTTACTTCCTAGCAAAAAAATCGATGGCCCCGATTCAAATCTCATACGAGCAGCAGCGTCAATTTGTTGCCAATGCTTCACATGAGCTGCGCACGCCACTTGCTGTTATATATAGCTCGCTTGAATTATTTGAAGAGCAAATGAAGCAACAGGGTACGAATTATCCGCGAGATACAATGGATGATATGAAAAACGAAGCGAACTATATGAATGAAATGCTTTCAAGTTTATTGACGCTAACACGCTCCGATCAAAATCAAATTGAGCTGAATATTAACGAAGTGGATTTATCAAACGTTATCATCCAACGGACACGTCGCTTCGCCAAAACGGTGCAGCATTTAGCCTTCCAATTAGATGTTGCGGATGAGTTAATGGTGGAAGCCGATAAAATTTTAGTGGAAGAACTGCTCTATATTTTATTAAAAAATGCAGTTACCTATACACAAGAAGGCACGGTGTCGGTGCGTGCTTATGAAGAAGTAGGATTAGCTAAAATTGAAGTAGCTGATACTGGAATAGGAATTGCCGAAGAAGATTTACCGTATATTTTCGAGCGCTTCTACCGTGCCGATAAAATCCGCAATAAATCAGGAACGGGACTAGGACTGGCCATTGGGAAAGTTATTACAGAATTACACAATGGTCAAATTTATGTGCAAAGTGAATTAAGTAAAGGCACAACGTTTACAATTGAATTGCCGTTAAAGCACAAATAAAAGTTAAAACACAGCTTGTACGTTTATATGTACAAGCTGTGTTTTTTTTACAAATAAAATATTTACTTCGTGTTGAATTTTTTATAATTCATTACGTTTTTCATTTTCATTTCATTTTTCACCTGTATTGTATGACTTGTAAGGAGGGATGACTTTGAAAGTACGTACAATATGGCTTGTTGTGCCGATTGTGTTAGCGCTAGTTGTCGTGATTACATCGGTGTTTGCACTCAATTATTTTGACGTCGAAAAATCAACAGCAGGCTATGACTACAAAGAGCAATTGTTTAGTGAAGATGAAGTCGGAACAGTTGAAATTACGGTTAGTGATAGCAATTGGAGCAAAATTTTAGACAATCCTACAGCCGAGGAATACGTGGAAGCGAGCGTGACGATTAACGGTGAAACGTATGACAATGTCGGCATTCGTGCAAAAGGAAATTCATCTTTATCTAGTGTAGCAGGCAGTGATTCTGAACGCTACAGCTTGAAAGTCGATTTTGCACAATATGATTCGAATCAAACCTTTTATGGACTGGAGAAATTTAATTTAAACAATAACTTTTCAGATACAACGCAAATGAAGGAATTCGTATCCTACGAATTAATGGAGCAACTTGGCATTGCAACCCCAGCGCATTCCTATGTCAAAGTGATGCTTAACGGCGAATATTACGGCTTAATGCTAGCAGTTGAAGAGATTGGGGAAGCGTTTGCGAAAACGAGCTTCAGTTCGACAGAAGGTTTTATTTTTAAACCAGAAGGCAATGGCAGTGATTTAGCGTATGTGTCTGATGATGTGGCTGATTATGCTGGCATTTTTGATGAAGTAAAAATGAATAAAAAAACAGCGGAAAATAATTCAAACATCATCAATATGATGAAGGAAATAAGTGAAGGTGATACGTCTTCGATTGATATCGATCAAATCGCACGCTATTTTGCACTAAATACTGCGCTTGTCAGTATGGATAGTTATCAAGGCTCATTTAAGCATAACTACTATTTATATGAAAATGGTGACGGCGTATTTTCTGTTATTCCTTGGGATTATAACATGTCATTCGGTGGTTTTGCTGGTGGCGGAGGTGGTCGCCCAGAAGGACAAGAACAGCCAAATGCCGCAGACACCGAGCAAGAGCGAGCGAAAGAACAACCAAATACAGACAACGCACAACAAAAAGATAACGCAGCAACTGCAAACGGTAATAGGATGACACCACCAAATAATACGAATGGTCAACAAAACGCAGAAGCTCAAAATACACAATCTAATAAAGAAATAATCACTAACGATAATGCCAACGTAGCAAATGATCTTCCACAAATGAACCGCGGCGGTATGGGTGGAGGCATGATGTTAAATGCCAACATCGTTACGGATTCAAATGTGAACTTTAGCATCACTGAGCCAGTTTCAGGTACAACAATCGATGCGCGTCCGCTACTAAAAATTATATTAGAAGATGAAGAAGCACGTGCACTTTATGATCGCTATTTAGAAAAAATAGCAACGGATATTTTAACAGAAGAAAATGTATTAGCAATTACAACAAAATTGCATGATTTATTACTCGATGCAGTCGATGAAGATCCATCAAAATTCGCCACAACGGAACAGTTTGTAGCAGGGGTAAATGGTGAACAAAGCTTACCGGAATTCGCAAAACAGCGTAGCGAATCCATTTTAAAACAGCTTGCTGGTGAAATTGAAGGCGTGTCAGGAGCTGGCTCGTCAGGCTTTGGAGGCGCCGGTGGAGAAATGAACGGTGAAATGCCGAATTTCGAAAATATGCCAGAAATGAATGGACAGATGCCACCAAATTTCGAAAATGGTCAAAATGGCAATACCGAACAGAGACAACAAGGCAACCCACCTGAAATGAACGGAAACATGCCAAATATGGGCGATTTCCCAGGACAGCAAGGGGCAAATGCCAATAAAACAGGAAGCTCCAAGCAAACAATGATTAAATTAGTTGCTTCATTGGCAGTAGTAGTGCTCGCAATTGGCGCGGTATTACTACTAAGCAGAAAAAAATACAAAAAGGGGTGACTGAGATGACAAAGCAAACTTCCTATAATCCAAACGGTCGCAGCGAAATGAAATTTGGGATTACTTATGTCGATTATCAAATTCTAAAAATGAAGATGCGCTATTTGATGAAGCTCGATCCACATTCAGGCGCTAACGGCCGCTATTCAATCCGCTCGTGCTACTTCGATAACTTTGACAACAAAGTAATGAACGAAAAAAAAGAGGGCTTTATAAATCGTGACAAGTACCGCGTACGTATTTACAACAAAAGTGATGAAGTCATTCATTTAGAACGCAAATCGAAACGCAATAACCAAACATTCAAATCAAAATGTAAGTTATCTAAAAAAGAATTTGAGCGTATGCGTGTCAATGATTTTGAATGGATGAAAGATGATGAACGCTCATTAATTCGGGATCTATATAAAGACATCCAGCTTTATCACCTAAAGCCAATAACTGTGGTCGATTATGAGCGGGAGGCGTACCTTTATGAACATGGTAATGTACGTGTGACATTTGACTGCAAAGTACAAACAAGTATGCACAGTACCGATATGTTCAATAAAACATTACCAATGGTCGATGTACTCGAACAAAATGAAGTAATTTTAGAAGTGAAGTTTGACGAGTATTTACCAACTGTCATCAAAATGCTGTTGCAAGGCATTCATACGCGACACGAAGCGTATTCAAAATATCAATTAAGCCGAATGTTTGGCTAAAACTTTAGGAGGAATTCATTGTGTTTACATTATTAACAGCTAATAATATCACCAATTTTGAGGATATTTTTAAGTCAAGTTTTTTAGAAAAGGCGTCTACGTTTTCATTAGTTGATGCTTGTATCGGCCTAGCAAGTGCCTTTTTACTTGGCATATTTATTTACTTCATTTATAAGAAAACATTTAACGGAGTAGTCTATTCGCACTCATTTAACATTTCATTAATGATTATGACACTGGCAACAGCGCTTGTCATTATGGGGATTAGCCAAAATGTCTTGCTATCACTTGGTATGGTTGGTGCATTATCAATCGTGCGTTTCCGTACACCGATTAAAGACCCAATGGATTTAATTTTCTTATTCTGGTCAGTAGTTGTAGGTATTTTATGTGGTGCTGGATTTATTCCATTAGCAGTGATCGGTTCTGTCATTATCGGACTTGTGATTATTGTATTCCAAAACAAAATTGTTATCGAAAACCCCTATTTAGTCGTTGTGCGTTTTGAGCATGA
This portion of the Solibacillus daqui genome encodes:
- a CDS encoding VanZ family protein: MLIVNSTYVLYNIVPFAFLILLISIFIDVFLDYFRKVEKSNKKRFILYSFIFYLISLIQIIFGGFTLPQNPADTSSRFISTNDWFGIFDTMHFNISIWSYSAIFYNVILFVPLGISLLLLFNLSNRKAIAIVILSCLVIDFARLLFGWAGLTSRGYGNVDMIYLLLNILGGVLGIFLVNCAENLIRSYQLKLQVK
- a CDS encoding response regulator transcription factor, which encodes MRILVADDDKTLCENIAKILNVDLYAVDTASSGNEATDLIDYYTYDLLVLDWMMPGALGIEVCQYARGKGFDGGILILTAKDATENIIEGLDAGADDYMVKPFKMEELRARVRAILRRKNKIVEEEIIVGSLKLNKNKRTVYIDNFEVNLTKNEFLLLEYLIENKGQILTHEQVIEYVWGIDDNANTNTLAALVRLVRKKIDVEEEPSFIQSLRGLGYKLRDN
- a CDS encoding sensor histidine kinase; amino-acid sequence: MFKKIQMRLTWMNAISYFIFLVLFLTVFYVSFAQILNKVQENMVESYAANNTDKFFNIYKGPPKPPNRFELEVDQVSFFYVISKDLEILYGEELHEGFNKVLQTNLTPVETKQFKRYEYEGETLLVMTQAVRMKGETLGYIAVGQNVTLYEALLQNVLILLVMLLIVSSIGIGLLSYFLAKKSMAPIQISYEQQRQFVANASHELRTPLAVIYSSLELFEEQMKQQGTNYPRDTMDDMKNEANYMNEMLSSLLTLTRSDQNQIELNINEVDLSNVIIQRTRRFAKTVQHLAFQLDVADELMVEADKILVEELLYILLKNAVTYTQEGTVSVRAYEEVGLAKIEVADTGIGIAEEDLPYIFERFYRADKIRNKSGTGLGLAIGKVITELHNGQIYVQSELSKGTTFTIELPLKHK
- a CDS encoding CotH kinase family protein, which gives rise to MKVRTIWLVVPIVLALVVVITSVFALNYFDVEKSTAGYDYKEQLFSEDEVGTVEITVSDSNWSKILDNPTAEEYVEASVTINGETYDNVGIRAKGNSSLSSVAGSDSERYSLKVDFAQYDSNQTFYGLEKFNLNNNFSDTTQMKEFVSYELMEQLGIATPAHSYVKVMLNGEYYGLMLAVEEIGEAFAKTSFSSTEGFIFKPEGNGSDLAYVSDDVADYAGIFDEVKMNKKTAENNSNIINMMKEISEGDTSSIDIDQIARYFALNTALVSMDSYQGSFKHNYYLYENGDGVFSVIPWDYNMSFGGFAGGGGGRPEGQEQPNAADTEQERAKEQPNTDNAQQKDNAATANGNRMTPPNNTNGQQNAEAQNTQSNKEIITNDNANVANDLPQMNRGGMGGGMMLNANIVTDSNVNFSITEPVSGTTIDARPLLKIILEDEEARALYDRYLEKIATDILTEENVLAITTKLHDLLLDAVDEDPSKFATTEQFVAGVNGEQSLPEFAKQRSESILKQLAGEIEGVSGAGSSGFGGAGGEMNGEMPNFENMPEMNGQMPPNFENGQNGNTEQRQQGNPPEMNGNMPNMGDFPGQQGANANKTGSSKQTMIKLVASLAVVVLAIGAVLLLSRKKYKKG
- a CDS encoding polyphosphate polymerase domain-containing protein → MTKQTSYNPNGRSEMKFGITYVDYQILKMKMRYLMKLDPHSGANGRYSIRSCYFDNFDNKVMNEKKEGFINRDKYRVRIYNKSDEVIHLERKSKRNNQTFKSKCKLSKKEFERMRVNDFEWMKDDERSLIRDLYKDIQLYHLKPITVVDYEREAYLYEHGNVRVTFDCKVQTSMHSTDMFNKTLPMVDVLEQNEVILEVKFDEYLPTVIKMLLQGIHTRHEAYSKYQLSRMFG
- a CDS encoding DUF4956 domain-containing protein; this translates as MFTLLTANNITNFEDIFKSSFLEKASTFSLVDACIGLASAFLLGIFIYFIYKKTFNGVVYSHSFNISLMIMTLATALVIMGISQNVLLSLGMVGALSIVRFRTPIKDPMDLIFLFWSVVVGILCGAGFIPLAVIGSVIIGLVIIVFQNKIVIENPYLVVVRFEHEETNAEIEQLLKGASKRYLLKSKSVMNDEQMEVTYEVRLKSDDAAFVSTLSKVAGVSSAVMLSYDGNFTA